A window from Thermococcus sp. 21S7 encodes these proteins:
- the alaS gene encoding alanine--tRNA ligase, giving the protein MSMDMTTRMFKEEGWIRKQCPKCGKFFWTLDPDRETCGDPPCDEYAFIGKPGIPKKYTLEEMREKFLSFFERHGHGRVKRYPVLPRWRDDVLLVGASIMDFQPWVISGEADPPANPLTISQPSIRFTDIDNVGITGRHFTIFEMMAHHAFNYPGKPVYWMDETVELAFEFFTKDLGMKAEDITFKENPWAGGGNAGPAFEVLYRGLEVATLVFMQYKKAPENADPSQVVEIKGDRYVPMETRVVDTGYGLERLVWMSQGTPTAYDAVLGYVVEPLKRAAGIEKIDERILMENSRLAGMFDIEDMGDLKVLRQEVARRVGISVEELEKAVRPYELVYAIADHTKALTFMLADGVIPSNVKAGYLARLLIRKSIRHLRELGLEMPLSEVVAMHIKELYRTFPEFGEMEDVIIDIVNVEEKRYRETLKRGSDLVRREISKLKKSGGDEIPLEKLILFYESHGLTPEIVAEVARGEGIKVHIPDNFYTLVAKDAEKTAKEEAAKYVVDFELVKELPDTRTLYYEDPFMREFDAEVLKVIDGWVVLNQTAFYPEGGGQPCDLGELEVDGERVEVRNVQKIGKVILHRVERPELFRPGAKVHGRIDWNRRIQHMRHHTGTHVLMGALVRVLGKHVWQAGSQLHTDWARLDISHYKRISEEELREIERLANRAVMENRKVTWEWLPRTEAEMKYGFRLYQGGVVPGRTIRVLKIEDWDVQACGGTHLPNTGLVGPIKILRTERIQDGVERIIFAAGEAAVDWMQETERLLKRTAETFRVPVEKVPETAGRFFNEWKEAKKEVEKLRKELAKLLVYELESKVEKVGDVEFIGAVVEGAMDDLREAANRLRKERRVIVLVSREGHFVVAVGDGLDFKAGELARIITSVAGGGGGGRKELAQGRIKNPLKAEEAVEAVRRRLG; this is encoded by the coding sequence ATGAGCATGGACATGACGACCAGAATGTTTAAGGAGGAAGGATGGATCAGAAAGCAGTGTCCCAAGTGCGGGAAGTTCTTCTGGACGCTCGACCCGGACAGGGAGACCTGCGGCGACCCGCCCTGTGACGAGTACGCCTTCATAGGAAAGCCCGGGATACCGAAGAAGTACACCCTTGAGGAGATGCGCGAGAAGTTCCTGAGCTTCTTCGAGAGACACGGCCACGGAAGGGTGAAGCGCTATCCAGTTCTGCCGCGCTGGAGGGACGACGTTCTCCTCGTTGGTGCAAGCATAATGGACTTCCAGCCCTGGGTCATCAGCGGTGAGGCCGATCCTCCCGCGAATCCGCTCACGATAAGCCAGCCCTCGATAAGGTTCACCGACATAGACAACGTTGGAATAACCGGCAGACACTTCACCATCTTCGAGATGATGGCCCACCACGCCTTCAACTACCCCGGCAAGCCGGTATACTGGATGGACGAGACGGTCGAGCTGGCATTCGAGTTTTTCACGAAAGACCTCGGAATGAAGGCCGAGGACATAACCTTCAAGGAGAACCCGTGGGCAGGCGGAGGAAACGCGGGCCCGGCCTTCGAGGTGCTCTACCGCGGTCTTGAGGTTGCAACCCTCGTCTTCATGCAGTACAAGAAGGCCCCGGAGAACGCCGATCCGAGCCAGGTCGTCGAGATAAAGGGCGACCGCTACGTGCCGATGGAGACGAGGGTAGTTGACACCGGCTACGGCCTTGAGAGACTCGTCTGGATGAGCCAGGGAACGCCAACGGCCTACGACGCAGTTCTCGGCTACGTCGTCGAGCCGCTGAAGAGGGCGGCCGGGATAGAGAAGATAGACGAGAGAATTCTCATGGAGAACTCCCGCCTCGCTGGAATGTTCGACATCGAGGACATGGGCGACCTCAAGGTTCTCCGCCAGGAGGTCGCGAGACGCGTTGGAATCAGCGTTGAGGAGCTTGAGAAGGCCGTGAGACCCTACGAGCTGGTCTACGCGATAGCCGACCACACGAAGGCACTGACGTTCATGCTGGCCGACGGCGTCATTCCGTCCAACGTCAAGGCAGGCTACCTTGCGAGGCTCCTGATAAGGAAGAGCATAAGGCACCTCCGCGAGCTCGGGCTGGAGATGCCGCTGAGCGAGGTAGTTGCGATGCACATCAAGGAGCTTTACAGGACTTTCCCGGAGTTCGGGGAGATGGAGGATGTAATCATCGATATAGTCAACGTCGAGGAGAAGCGCTACCGGGAGACCCTTAAGCGCGGAAGCGACCTCGTGAGGCGCGAGATTTCCAAGCTTAAAAAGTCCGGGGGGGACGAGATACCCCTGGAGAAGCTCATCCTGTTCTACGAGAGCCACGGCTTAACCCCTGAAATAGTCGCGGAAGTCGCCAGGGGCGAGGGGATTAAAGTTCACATTCCCGACAACTTCTACACCCTCGTCGCCAAGGACGCCGAGAAGACCGCGAAGGAAGAGGCCGCCAAATACGTCGTTGACTTTGAGCTCGTCAAGGAACTCCCGGACACGAGGACGCTCTACTACGAAGACCCGTTCATGAGGGAGTTCGATGCCGAGGTTCTCAAGGTCATAGACGGCTGGGTGGTGCTCAACCAGACCGCCTTCTACCCGGAGGGCGGAGGCCAGCCGTGCGACCTCGGTGAACTCGAAGTTGATGGGGAGAGGGTCGAGGTCAGGAACGTTCAGAAGATAGGGAAGGTCATCCTCCACAGGGTCGAGAGGCCTGAGCTATTCAGGCCCGGCGCGAAGGTTCACGGAAGGATCGACTGGAACAGGAGAATCCAGCACATGCGCCACCACACCGGAACCCACGTCCTCATGGGAGCGCTCGTTAGGGTTCTCGGAAAGCACGTCTGGCAGGCCGGTTCACAGCTCCACACCGACTGGGCCAGGCTCGACATAAGCCACTACAAGCGCATAAGTGAGGAGGAACTCAGGGAGATTGAGAGGCTCGCCAACAGGGCAGTCATGGAGAACAGGAAGGTGACCTGGGAGTGGCTTCCGAGAACCGAGGCCGAGATGAAGTACGGGTTCAGGCTGTACCAGGGTGGCGTCGTTCCAGGAAGGACGATTAGAGTCCTCAAGATAGAGGACTGGGACGTCCAGGCCTGCGGTGGAACGCACCTGCCGAACACCGGTTTGGTCGGCCCGATCAAGATTCTGAGAACCGAGCGCATACAGGACGGCGTTGAGCGTATAATCTTCGCCGCCGGAGAGGCCGCGGTTGACTGGATGCAGGAGACCGAGAGGCTCCTCAAGAGAACCGCCGAGACCTTCCGCGTTCCGGTCGAGAAGGTGCCGGAGACGGCTGGGAGGTTCTTCAACGAGTGGAAGGAGGCTAAGAAAGAGGTCGAGAAGCTGAGGAAAGAACTCGCCAAGCTCCTCGTCTACGAGCTTGAGAGCAAGGTCGAGAAGGTTGGCGACGTCGAGTTCATCGGTGCCGTGGTCGAGGGCGCGATGGACGACCTCCGCGAAGCTGCCAACCGGCTCAGGAAGGAGAGGAGGGTTATAGTCCTCGTCAGCAGGGAGGGCCACTTCGTCGTTGCCGTTGGCGACGGCCTCGACTTCAAAGCTGGAGAGCTGGCGAGAATAATAACCTCGGTCGCCGGCGGTGGCGGCGGCGGAAGGAAGGAGCTCGCCCAGGGCAGAATCAAGAACCCGCTGAAGGCAGAGGAGGCGGTAGAGGCGGTCAGGAGAAGGCTCGGCTGA
- a CDS encoding sodium:alanine symporter family protein codes for MSAIVDFINWLDGEVWGIPMIVLLLGTGILLTAFLKVIQFRRLGWSIKFTLFEGRKKTGEGDITPFQALMATISGTVGIGNIAGVATAIHFGGPGALFWMWITALVGMATRYSEGLLGVAFRDTLPDGTMIGGTFNFLEKGFAMENIPKTGKYIAAIFTLLFALFVGYDATKLAGATQVGAIIVAILFGILGLFLLKDDAYPTLGKVLAILFALFASIAAFGIGNMTQSNSVADALKTAFDIPMWVTGLVLAVLTFVVVIGGIKRIGEVAEMLVPFMAIIYFLFAIGVWIKFAGKLPSAIALIINDAFTGKAVAGGAIGQVILWGVKRGLFSNEAGLGTATLAHAAAKTDHPSRQAHVAMLGPFIDTLIICTLTGVSIVVTEAYLNPDLNGAPLTQAAFAAAFGHAGEIMVAIGIVLFAYSTILAWSFYGRQNVMYLAKWLEQDPEKFAKLYPKLHLIYNLLFVVFIYVGSVTKLETVWNFSDMMNGLMAIPNLIGLLVLSWYVKKKTDEFVSANP; via the coding sequence ATGAGCGCCATCGTGGACTTTATAAACTGGCTCGATGGGGAAGTCTGGGGCATACCCATGATAGTGTTGCTGCTGGGCACCGGTATTCTCCTGACAGCGTTTCTGAAAGTGATACAGTTCAGGCGCTTGGGCTGGTCCATCAAGTTCACCCTCTTCGAGGGCAGGAAAAAGACCGGTGAGGGTGACATCACCCCGTTCCAGGCGTTAATGGCAACTATATCAGGAACCGTCGGTATCGGAAACATAGCCGGTGTTGCAACGGCAATCCATTTCGGTGGCCCCGGAGCCCTGTTCTGGATGTGGATAACGGCACTCGTGGGAATGGCCACGAGGTACTCGGAGGGACTCCTTGGAGTTGCCTTCAGGGACACCCTTCCCGACGGAACGATGATAGGAGGAACCTTCAACTTCCTCGAAAAGGGCTTTGCCATGGAAAACATACCAAAGACGGGTAAATACATAGCGGCGATTTTCACACTGCTCTTTGCCCTCTTCGTCGGCTACGACGCCACCAAGCTGGCCGGCGCCACCCAGGTGGGGGCAATAATAGTCGCGATACTCTTCGGCATCCTCGGCCTCTTCCTGCTCAAAGATGACGCATATCCAACGCTCGGAAAGGTGCTGGCGATACTCTTTGCGCTCTTCGCCTCCATAGCGGCCTTCGGAATAGGCAACATGACGCAGTCGAACTCCGTTGCCGACGCCCTGAAAACGGCCTTCGACATCCCGATGTGGGTTACGGGTCTGGTTCTGGCGGTGCTGACGTTCGTAGTCGTCATAGGCGGTATCAAGAGGATCGGTGAAGTCGCGGAGATGCTCGTGCCGTTCATGGCAATAATATACTTCCTCTTCGCCATAGGCGTCTGGATAAAGTTCGCAGGGAAGCTCCCAAGTGCCATCGCACTCATCATCAACGACGCCTTCACAGGAAAGGCCGTGGCAGGCGGTGCGATCGGCCAGGTCATCCTCTGGGGTGTCAAGAGGGGTCTGTTCTCCAACGAGGCAGGTCTCGGTACCGCAACGCTCGCCCACGCCGCGGCCAAGACCGACCACCCCTCCAGGCAGGCCCACGTCGCGATGCTCGGTCCGTTCATAGACACCCTCATCATCTGTACCCTCACCGGCGTCTCGATAGTCGTCACGGAGGCCTACCTCAACCCCGACCTCAACGGTGCACCGCTCACCCAGGCGGCTTTCGCGGCTGCCTTCGGACACGCGGGCGAGATAATGGTCGCCATAGGCATCGTGCTCTTCGCCTACTCGACGATACTCGCCTGGTCCTTCTACGGCAGGCAGAACGTCATGTACCTCGCCAAGTGGCTCGAACAGGACCCCGAGAAGTTCGCCAAGCTCTATCCGAAGCTGCACCTAATCTACAACCTGCTCTTCGTCGTCTTCATCTACGTGGGTTCGGTGACCAAGCTGGAAACGGTCTGGAACTTCTCGGACATGATGAACGGACTCATGGCGATACCGAACCTGATAGGCCTGCTCGTCCTCTCATGGTACGTCAAGAAGAAGACGGACGAGTTCGTCTCGGCCAACCCGTGA
- a CDS encoding acetyl ornithine aminotransferase family protein has protein sequence MTSEYPKILVKPPGPKARELIEREEKVISPGLGVKLFPVVPERGYGALIEDVDGNVFIDFLAGAAAASTGYAHPKLVREVQEQVEKIQHSMIGYTYSKRAIEVAEILAEKAPVEEPLMLFGMSGSDAMDLTMQVARFATRRPWMIAFIGAYHGQTYGATSIAAFQSSQKRGLSPLIPNVVWVPYPNPYRNVWGINGYDEPDELINRFLDYLEGYIFAHVLPPDETAVLIAEPIQGDGGIVVPPENFFIELKRLLDEHGILLAMDEVQTGIGRTGKWFASEWFGVEPDLLAFGKGVASGMGLSGVIGRGELMKGLTSGSALLTPAANPVISAAAYATLRIIEEENLLQNALRVGGFIQKRLREMQEDYEVIGDVRGKGLMIGAEIVKPDGKPDPELTGKVCWRAFELGLILPSYGMFGNVIRITPPLVITEELAERGLEIMERALKDALAGKVTHRTVTWH, from the coding sequence ATGACTTCTGAGTACCCGAAAATCCTGGTCAAACCCCCGGGACCAAAGGCGAGGGAGCTCATTGAGAGGGAAGAAAAAGTTATCTCGCCGGGCCTTGGGGTCAAGCTCTTCCCCGTGGTTCCGGAAAGGGGCTACGGTGCGCTGATAGAGGACGTTGACGGAAACGTCTTCATAGACTTTTTAGCGGGAGCCGCGGCCGCCTCGACCGGCTACGCGCATCCGAAGCTCGTGAGGGAGGTTCAGGAGCAGGTGGAGAAGATACAGCACTCGATGATTGGATACACCTACAGCAAGCGCGCGATAGAGGTCGCCGAGATACTCGCGGAGAAGGCTCCCGTGGAGGAACCGCTGATGCTCTTCGGCATGAGCGGGAGCGACGCGATGGATTTGACCATGCAGGTGGCGAGATTCGCCACGAGAAGGCCGTGGATGATAGCGTTCATCGGCGCCTACCACGGTCAGACCTACGGCGCCACTTCAATAGCGGCCTTCCAGAGCTCCCAGAAGCGCGGTCTGTCCCCCCTGATTCCCAACGTTGTCTGGGTGCCCTATCCAAACCCGTACAGAAACGTCTGGGGAATAAACGGCTACGACGAGCCGGACGAGCTGATAAACCGCTTCCTCGACTACCTTGAGGGCTACATCTTCGCCCACGTGCTCCCTCCCGACGAGACGGCCGTTCTCATAGCTGAACCCATCCAGGGCGACGGGGGAATAGTCGTTCCGCCGGAGAACTTCTTCATCGAACTCAAGCGGCTCCTCGACGAGCACGGAATACTCCTGGCGATGGACGAGGTGCAGACGGGGATTGGAAGAACCGGGAAGTGGTTCGCCAGCGAATGGTTCGGCGTTGAGCCTGATCTCCTGGCCTTCGGCAAGGGCGTCGCCAGCGGTATGGGGCTGAGTGGGGTTATCGGGAGGGGAGAGCTGATGAAAGGCCTGACGAGCGGCTCCGCGCTCCTAACCCCCGCCGCAAACCCCGTGATTTCAGCAGCAGCATACGCTACGCTGAGGATAATCGAGGAGGAGAACCTCCTCCAAAACGCCCTGCGCGTCGGGGGGTTCATTCAGAAACGCCTGCGGGAGATGCAGGAAGATTACGAGGTAATCGGAGACGTCCGCGGAAAGGGTCTGATGATAGGGGCGGAGATAGTCAAACCCGACGGAAAGCCTGACCCGGAGCTGACCGGGAAGGTGTGCTGGCGCGCCTTCGAGCTCGGCCTCATTCTGCCCAGCTACGGCATGTTTGGAAACGTGATAAGGATAACGCCGCCGCTCGTGATAACCGAAGAGCTCGCCGAGAGGGGCCTTGAAATAATGGAGCGGGCTCTCAAAGATGCTCTGGCCGGGAAGGTCACCCACAGAACCGTTACGTGGCACTGA
- a CDS encoding phospholipase D-like domain-containing protein — MRWKVLVALLAAIMVAASGCIGSSNAPPSTVTVTMTTTATETVTETPSPTVDLAGNLSRCMEHLTYLNRTLREAEEGLSNVTKRYERCLVDLAVLGNSTTSLKNCRAELERTKGELKEREDEMRELRANLSRCNAQLETTLTGDLTVKLLTDEEYYKNVIDAINGAEKSIYVMMFSMLYDPDDGFDWANDLIRALVAAKNRGVEVHVLLEDGVESNREAYGYLRSHGVDVSFDSPGTTLHAKVVVIDGRLVFIGSHNWSESALYWNHEVSLMVASGELAERLIEYFEGIR, encoded by the coding sequence ATGCGGTGGAAGGTACTGGTTGCCCTGCTGGCCGCAATCATGGTTGCGGCTTCGGGATGCATCGGGAGTTCGAACGCCCCTCCATCCACGGTCACAGTGACTATGACCACAACCGCCACGGAAACCGTGACCGAAACTCCCTCGCCGACCGTTGACCTGGCGGGGAATCTATCGAGGTGCATGGAGCACCTGACGTATCTCAACCGGACGCTCAGGGAGGCGGAGGAGGGGTTAAGCAACGTCACCAAAAGGTACGAGAGGTGCCTCGTTGACCTCGCCGTTCTGGGGAATTCCACCACTTCACTCAAAAACTGCCGGGCGGAGCTGGAGAGAACGAAGGGTGAGCTGAAGGAAAGGGAGGATGAGATGAGGGAGCTCCGGGCGAACCTGAGCCGCTGCAACGCGCAGCTGGAAACGACGCTGACCGGAGACCTAACTGTGAAACTCCTGACCGACGAGGAGTACTACAAGAACGTCATCGATGCCATAAACGGCGCGGAGAAGAGCATCTACGTCATGATGTTCTCAATGCTCTACGACCCGGACGACGGCTTCGACTGGGCAAACGACCTCATACGGGCACTCGTTGCCGCAAAGAACAGGGGTGTTGAGGTTCACGTACTGCTGGAAGACGGCGTAGAGAGCAACAGAGAAGCGTACGGCTACCTGCGCTCTCACGGCGTCGACGTTTCCTTTGACTCCCCCGGAACGACCCTCCACGCTAAGGTCGTCGTAATCGACGGAAGGCTAGTCTTCATCGGGAGCCACAACTGGAGCGAGAGTGCCCTCTACTGGAACCACGAGGTCAGCCTTATGGTGGCCTCGGGGGAGCTGGCGGAGAGACTCATCGAATACTTCGAGGGCATCCGCTAA
- the hisS gene encoding histidine--tRNA ligase, producing MKVRLEKVKGTRDLLPEEMARRRWVFERIRGVFERYNFHEVLTPTFEYTALFQLRSGEEVVEQLYAFDDKGGRNISLRPDMTSSVARLYVNSFQNAAKPIKWYYIANMFRYEEPQSGRYREFWQAGVELLGSDKVEADAEVIALFVESYLSTGLEDFTVNIGDRVLLDEFAKMLGVEDDIGLMRLIDKKDKMSREDFIAALGDFGLDEKGIEKVLSLIEIRGKPDEVLPKAEELFTSEKAKAEIKRLYELVDLLDAYGVKEKLLIDLGIARGFDYYTSVVFEAVAPNDLGIGSIGGGGRYDNLIEVFGGKPTPATGFAIGIERLIPILEWKGLVPEPKLRPDVYVIPIGKERELKMAAIEITSSLRKAGITADYELTGRKLRKALDYAGKLGVPYVVLVGKRDLAEGRVTIRDMESGEQRAVEKKKVVEVLSELLRA from the coding sequence ATGAAGGTCAGACTTGAGAAGGTTAAGGGAACGCGAGACCTGCTCCCGGAGGAGATGGCCAGGAGGAGATGGGTTTTCGAGAGAATCCGCGGGGTTTTCGAGCGCTATAACTTTCATGAGGTTCTCACACCCACCTTCGAGTACACGGCCCTCTTCCAGCTGAGGAGCGGTGAGGAGGTCGTCGAGCAGCTCTACGCCTTCGACGACAAGGGGGGCAGGAACATCTCTCTCCGTCCGGACATGACGTCGAGCGTTGCAAGGCTCTACGTCAACTCCTTCCAGAACGCGGCAAAGCCGATAAAGTGGTACTACATCGCGAACATGTTCCGCTATGAGGAGCCCCAGAGCGGCAGGTATAGAGAATTCTGGCAGGCCGGGGTGGAGCTCCTCGGAAGCGATAAGGTGGAGGCCGATGCCGAGGTTATAGCCCTGTTCGTGGAGAGCTACCTTTCAACCGGCCTTGAGGACTTCACGGTCAACATAGGCGACCGCGTTCTGCTCGACGAGTTCGCCAAGATGCTCGGCGTCGAGGACGATATAGGTTTAATGAGGCTCATAGACAAGAAGGACAAGATGAGCCGCGAGGACTTCATAGCCGCTCTGGGCGATTTTGGACTCGATGAAAAGGGAATCGAGAAGGTTCTCTCGCTTATCGAGATCAGGGGAAAACCTGACGAGGTTCTTCCAAAGGCTGAGGAGCTCTTCACGAGCGAAAAAGCGAAGGCGGAAATCAAAAGGCTCTACGAGCTGGTTGACCTCCTCGACGCCTACGGTGTTAAGGAGAAACTCCTCATAGACCTCGGCATAGCGAGGGGCTTCGATTACTACACGAGCGTAGTCTTCGAGGCGGTGGCGCCCAACGACCTCGGCATAGGCTCAATAGGCGGCGGTGGAAGGTACGACAACCTCATTGAGGTCTTCGGCGGGAAGCCAACCCCGGCGACCGGCTTTGCCATAGGGATTGAGAGGCTGATTCCAATCCTTGAGTGGAAGGGCCTGGTTCCGGAGCCGAAGCTGAGGCCCGATGTTTACGTGATTCCGATTGGAAAGGAGCGGGAACTCAAAATGGCCGCCATAGAGATAACCTCCTCCCTAAGGAAGGCCGGAATCACGGCAGATTACGAGCTGACCGGAAGGAAGCTGAGGAAGGCCCTCGACTACGCGGGAAAACTCGGCGTTCCGTACGTCGTCCTCGTTGGGAAGAGAGACCTCGCGGAGGGCAGGGTAACGATAAGGGACATGGAGAGCGGCGAGCAGAGGGCGGTGGAGAAGAAAAAGGTCGTTGAGGTTCTCTCCGAGCTGTTGAGAGCCTGA
- a CDS encoding MarC family protein — MSEVLSILSSALFMLIMIDPSDKILLVSLLREDFHIEDIRTLIVRANLIGFLLLFLFAVSGQIILQEVFHIDINALRVAGGFVLFKIGLEALESGGMLTLKREKNILALAAVPVATPLIAGPAAITTAITLTAEKGLYHATAAIFLAILLTALVMFVTLYVIKNVSKTTLGVFIRIIGMFTMAIGAQMMVQGVIGIYLLMTSTG, encoded by the coding sequence ATGAGCGAGGTACTCTCGATACTCAGTTCGGCGCTGTTCATGCTCATCATGATAGACCCCAGCGACAAGATACTCCTGGTCAGCCTGCTCCGCGAGGACTTCCACATAGAGGACATCAGAACGCTCATCGTGAGGGCGAACCTCATAGGCTTCCTCCTGCTCTTCCTGTTTGCGGTTTCGGGCCAGATAATCCTCCAGGAGGTATTCCACATAGACATCAACGCCCTCCGCGTTGCCGGCGGCTTCGTGCTCTTTAAGATAGGTCTCGAAGCCCTTGAGAGCGGTGGAATGCTGACCCTAAAGAGGGAGAAGAACATACTCGCGCTGGCCGCGGTCCCGGTGGCGACGCCGCTGATAGCGGGACCAGCTGCCATAACCACCGCGATAACCCTGACCGCCGAGAAGGGCCTCTACCACGCCACAGCCGCGATATTCCTCGCCATACTGCTGACGGCCCTCGTGATGTTCGTCACGCTGTACGTCATCAAGAACGTGAGCAAGACCACCCTCGGTGTATTCATCAGGATAATAGGTATGTTCACGATGGCGATTGGAGCGCAGATGATGGTGCAGGGAGTGATCGGCATCTACCTCCTCATGACCTCCACAGGATGA
- a CDS encoding cation:proton antiporter yields the protein MEILLLMALMLATAKLLGYVFERIGQPVVLGQIFGGLLMGIFFDTNPVIGQFANLGVLLLLFIAGLESELEEFKRVGRQSVVVAGVGVLMAFILGFSVAYFFVPFHEAVLYGAMMTPTSVSITVKVLMELRRLNTREGTTILAAAVVDDILGILILTVAISMIKGGEVNYASLAEVLLSVSVLLFFFLYFGPGLAEGAFRAISRIDLPEAETAFALVFLIAFAYLAEHLNLASILGAYLTGLALGQSTKKKGIMDHMNVIGYSLFIPLFFVEVGMRIELDYILHAGLFAVLYTVAAIASKILGCGAGARMAGFGWDSSLRIGVGMIPRLGVELAMLAVAMASGIIGPDALTVAILMVFATTVVTPPLLKWLYSR from the coding sequence CGTATTCGAACGCATCGGTCAGCCCGTGGTTCTCGGCCAGATATTCGGGGGGCTCCTCATGGGGATATTCTTCGATACCAACCCGGTTATCGGGCAGTTCGCCAACCTCGGTGTTCTGCTCCTTCTCTTCATAGCGGGCCTGGAGAGCGAGCTGGAGGAGTTCAAGCGGGTCGGCCGTCAGAGCGTGGTCGTTGCCGGCGTTGGGGTTCTGATGGCCTTTATCCTCGGTTTCTCCGTCGCCTACTTCTTTGTCCCCTTTCACGAGGCCGTCCTCTACGGCGCCATGATGACGCCGACGAGCGTCAGCATAACGGTGAAGGTGCTCATGGAGCTGAGGAGGCTCAACACCCGAGAGGGGACGACGATTCTCGCCGCGGCGGTCGTAGATGACATCCTGGGAATCCTCATCCTGACAGTGGCGATCTCGATGATAAAGGGCGGGGAGGTCAACTACGCGAGCCTCGCGGAGGTTCTCCTCTCCGTCTCGGTTCTGCTCTTCTTCTTCCTCTACTTCGGGCCCGGCCTCGCCGAGGGGGCCTTCAGGGCAATCTCCCGCATAGACCTCCCGGAGGCGGAGACGGCTTTCGCCCTCGTCTTTCTGATTGCCTTCGCCTACCTCGCCGAGCACCTGAACCTCGCCTCGATCCTCGGAGCCTACCTGACCGGTCTCGCCCTTGGCCAGAGCACCAAAAAGAAGGGGATAATGGACCACATGAACGTCATCGGCTACTCCCTCTTCATACCGCTGTTCTTCGTCGAGGTTGGGATGAGAATCGAGCTGGACTACATCCTCCACGCCGGCCTCTTCGCGGTTCTCTACACGGTGGCGGCGATAGCGAGCAAAATCCTAGGATGCGGCGCCGGCGCCAGGATGGCCGGCTTCGGCTGGGACTCCTCCCTCAGGATAGGCGTCGGTATGATACCAAGACTGGGTGTGGAGCTCGCCATGCTCGCCGTCGCGATGGCCAGCGGAATAATCGGGCCGGACGCGCTCACCGTGGCCATTCTCATGGTCTTCGCCACGACCGTGGTAACGCCGCCGCTCCTCAAGTGGCTCTACTCCAGATGA